One genomic window of Arachis stenosperma cultivar V10309 chromosome 10, arast.V10309.gnm1.PFL2, whole genome shotgun sequence includes the following:
- the LOC130957508 gene encoding uncharacterized protein LOC130957508 has protein sequence MKKRLDQRKDFWADELASVLWSYKTTPQSSTGETPFWLTYGVDAVIPVEIGEPSLRLLLRGSDKVTQEDLIDETREIAHLSKAALKQRLALRYNHRVQNRRFEEGDLVLRCNDIGPPTPGEESPPLIRKAFTG, from the coding sequence ATGAAGAAGCGCTTGGATCAAAGGAAGGACTTCTGGGCAGATGAGTTAGCCTCGGTTCTGTGGTCCTACAAAACCACACCACAATCTTCTACCGGGGAGACGCCTTTCTGGCTTACCTATGGTGTGGATGCGGTTATTCCCGTGGAAATTGGGGAACCGAGCCTACGACTACTCCTCAGAGGAAGCGATAAAGTGACTCAGGAGGACCTGATAGACGAGACCAGGGAGATAGCCCACTTGTCAAAAGCGGCGCTGAAGCAAAGGTTAGCATTACGGTACAACCATAGGGTCCAAAACAGGAGGTTTGAAGAAGGCGACTTGGTACTGCGATGCAACGATATCGGCCCACCAACTCCGGGAGAGGAAAGCCCTCCCCTAATTAGGAAGGCCTTTACAGGATAA